In the genome of Penaeus vannamei isolate JL-2024 chromosome 26, ASM4276789v1, whole genome shotgun sequence, one region contains:
- the Lrrk gene encoding leucine-rich repeat serine/threonine-protein kinase 1 isoform X10 has protein sequence MADFVETDSPLPTPTLQRKSVRMSDTGEGERAPPPFVRKCCVRKKASSETGSADARTHKRRARKKERPLDACVATSFRSLTGSERGAGDACNAGPKQSPKRRKSGDADSPRGPRTPIPAGVQSPRKVAKYGPSHAGDGEGEEARPVANGWHGAKHKGLPDTGRPNGDAGRVRMRRRSEEQHSALSSAKKRMFRSSEALDAAVAAARLDGVAERRDLAGERYTTRSGESSEDTDSETAVVGVSYKPINVSGECWRFVGDGASGEPGGGKAESARAREERLNGRNLAKGDGGAPRERRRWNSNQESRLSEDRTMSALWSNLRQDIQSGSRVIRDGTEDVGTEATEASPRSPPARTAPLSIQPQSARRTADILVQTPIVRREWKRLSSSLVEGNAAVPSALNASGRRLPSRASRTRWSMFADMDLPRMLAQQKDSLGQMRYGEIFGSIQMPRKASLGVEEGREVTEARFSPGHTMPEKNYECTTGETFRENDEKENSPLRNQGRTNYGRRSLRDVEEVLEAARTFPSVPAALNTQMKGAHGEAVAPSKDIIFSKFALKSALDRNEWKRKGGRFSFDRLVHVCSETVAQSIRQCIAESPDEVPANVKDIGLERGAAIIGDMIREFVATLPSDADKKEGEASKGEGGAEGEDGKDVTPLAEDKTIVHEAKDDDDDGKETPTSPPTPPPDEIREALLDDDEAETIKDSSSPRTSQDICDDNTSDEVPDGVRISGCGGTFVLPSFKKLEEPKVVSRRGSVDAQESSRIRLSKTGKIEVVDASEVGDEPDSITEEGGDRLESEDEGRFQDSVSSQQEGPDAPSARRSSFTERFNLWRMSWKYKNDSQPPSRSESLKIRLMQRRGSGSEFSMSYDSVRRSMSGNLNDLFSGGGQRRASTVETPRLARRNSEQKVSYPRRGSLTNLIFRSASDTSASQRLNVDDRLRKINKMDKASVERASDAYSYFFDYPVLHQDARELARQELHSALRESCSRGDVSRAKAILRDLGAEAEIIINSAPNGSNTLLFKACEEGQREMVRLLLDHGADGRIHPVTKYSPLYIACYYGRRDIAEMLLKKFPTLVNVSTVERWLPLHACIINGHTSVLELLLKFPYPEEALRKYWDKTGQYEYEMAFDINMKDVTGQSALYLACYVGNQKLVDLLLKHRIQATKVKTKEEIEKERQQKEMDSSSNDSKSSSRENTKTSIDSTSDLAEKSDDVASPTKHRISGGIQALMSKLNLVKTDANQKDNMISPLDIDMYCNSNTETALHIAVKNKHHSIVSMLLAAGANPNLRVYLPDDEMARLAEDEYIFTDCFRNKNFHSNFDYVYKEIRLYQAIWGNKIPSGSTALVEACRNRDLGMLDLLLKSHARDDECKALFIAAHAKDEIIVSKLLALKAHPDPEFKVNKRALEIKPSQQFSSLSVSNAGGVYSSLAPSTPVMINWHGQRCLSYLKDQWLVDASVNLNPKLRLSPRNQVIALYAITRLDISNNALTELPDMIFQLPSLKTLNAAQNKIEKLPPNIGHFIDGTVTLPRKGSKKELVIGPLSVLEEVHLQDNRLDSLPDGIFTLPTLQLLDVSNNKLSSLPYKIWTAPKLRELNASLNLLHDLPVRPEGQGHDSGMSSDAVSEVSDEDSLSSASELQLSLMDDSTDESPARRKTPDHRGVLSLGKHGNVITCCRRRDLKHHSLWSNTVEIQESLVGVRETEEETMSNLQSLNLSHNSFTSVPSGLACLALSLNRLNLSYNRLSEMGAATCYPVGLKQLDLSHNRIRAWPTVSRSESLESLESTLPSCYALAEVSRSAKFACQVQTSKLHPFSFLPPHNYIGRKYSQNLNVNRVRGGTSSPLGVSPTPGLCIHRRHIRLESLRTLILADNSLTRLNLYLDDNEFSVVSEVDENEASPVRSSAPRKSWLLFPNLSMLDVSNNLLRELPTTLHELTNLSVLNISGNTDITELPPEMGLLSRLWNLNTRACSLQEPLKSMIDSKKYKTMDVIGYLKSILEDARPYARMKLMIVGVQGIGKTSLLEQLRQEGTGSYRKKPVEHWAKRMGNKNINTRTSRGTSMSTVGVDIGDWIFEKKVRGHSNYGPVVFRTWDFGGQKEYYATHQYFLSKRSLYLVVWKISDGERGVAEILQWLVNIQARAPNSPVLIVGTHYDLVKEKFPPSWSEDLQQMIRDRFINVIDADKLGLPRVLDTIEVSCKTRHNIKLLCNLIYDTVFSLKTPGSKERLLEQRIPASYLALEDVVGVLALERRVQGRDPVLPADKYQALVTQEMSARGHRPFRDSAELNQATTFLHENGVMLHYEDATLKDLYFLDPQWLCDMLAHVVTIREINPFARNGIMKLDDLKHVFKSSTCAPMDAKSYIVNLLNKFEVALTWDNRTLLIPSLLPSEEQLRSGLPGMDVRVKIPVRSRGWAVRSKKFSSSTGSTIVGNSAFYMTNADVRKPARPLSYHGLTTEAIGSPKKESEEVGLTPSADPPAVQVTHRSAPHAAIRRLLLMSYFPSGFWSRLITRILADDAVVDIIRNYFVMPREVLNDRDLSSVLGGQAEWVCWQTGMELHYAHTTLFRMREVLPLHMHCQPSHGPHTPTHGASHTSQLTYDYKSMRFLVRQEGVWSDVEVNNSAVLEIILPNEAVVIKRPLQENDATSTAADILACGIQSVVLDPAPECVAKLLSLAVDHIDTLLEDWYPTLGTRFVHTSEGKFLVTRLVPCPVCLECHGQHEGPGNHPQARHLPDNWGSFVEMNPLYCSMTASQISQGHPLVGVPSPQPGGRSSTSSTAAGVGGGGTVGGGVSPGGAAIGGNMSPQLPRRSWGSRESYTSDGDSGVGAESTTSSRKPSAEGRPDLDNSGNNEGETSGGQEVTPVVYSFMVEECILAAYTARSVPCPLHADLLLAQIAPDTVFLDLGDRYLVRPELIKQGKLLGRGGFGFVFQGACRNRASGAPMDVALKMLQPVDPGTSARQSAIVAYKAAQSKWERDPLQYACKAYCSARQEVNILLSLRHPHIVPLVGVCPRPLALVLELAPQGALDQCLKHYQRSGARLSLHTLQAVVLQVAKALEYLHGQHIIYRDLKSENVLVWELPPPFHHQPQPKVDVRLADYGISRSSLPTGTKGFGGTEGFMAPEMMRHNGEEEYTEKVDCFSFGMFMYELLTTHQPYEHCDNVKEHVLEGGRPALTHRETEYPVYVLDLMVMCWSQQPRLRPSASQIVSIASAPEFTHLLDVASLDHSLNIMDAIRVPPVLVKDEDGELVVRDQGSIWVSRTSPQLDMVGAGEWGWGAYTSIEGLPDTITAMCCVGEYVWLGDSAGNIHGYSTRDYGRVFSYCLEPDAPQSSPVRSLCSLHALGRVAVALCNGRLFLCSSDVTPTSPVLGEGSFVMTELAGSTQEIHCLAVAQTPTTWSLWCGGSEGTMSIFSLRDDGLVVSQDSVSHFTTSTPPPSGDACDVLILHAPQTISAVSRHLRNSIWSYVYPGCVVYHWDVKEKKLVNRLDCSKLVPCSESLQSISIEEHLSPSQCQVSAVAVCGGEVYVGTTWGCVVVAEAESMRPITVFRPYEDEVRAIVPLPPTSVIVEPELGSGDVSDSSEGDIERLMNPVPLLATIGKGYRNLLGRYAPIPRSAQPEPGAQRAMYCLLWRAHHWLNT, from the exons ATGGCAGACTTTGTAGAGACGGACAGCCCGCTGCCCACGCCCACACTGCAGAGGAAGAGTGTCAGGATGAGTGACACCGGCGAGGGCGAGCGCGCGCCGCCGCCCTTCGTCCGCAAGTGCTGCGTGAGGAAGAAGGCGTCCTCCGAGACCGGGTCGGCGGACGCCAGGACGCACAAacggagggcgaggaagaaggagcgCCCACTGGACGCGTGCGTCGCCACCTCCTTCAGGTCCCTGACGGGGTCCGAACGCGGCGCTGGCGACGCTTGCAACGCGGGCCCCAAGCAGAGTCCGAAGAGGAGGAAGTCGGGGGACGCCGACAGCCCTCGAGGCCCTAGGACGCCCATCCCCGCGGGCGTGCAGAGTCCGCGGAAGGTGGCCAAGTACGGGCCGTCGCACGCCGGTGATGGCGAGGGCGAGGAGGCCAGGCCCGTGGCCAACGGCTGGCACGGGGCCAAGCACAAAGGGCTGCCGGACACGGGCAGGCCGAACGGCGACGCAGGCCGGGTCAGGATGAGGAGGCGGTCGGAGGAGCAGCACAGCGCCCTCAGCAGCGCCAAGAAGAGAATGTTCCGGAGCAGCGAGGCGCTGGACGCGGCGGTGGCAGCGGCGCGGCTGGACGGCGTGGCCGAGCGCCGCGACCTCGCCGGCGAGCGCTACACGACGCGCAGTGGCGAGAGCAGCGAGGACACGGACAGCGAGACGGCCGTGGTGGGCGTGAGCTACAAGCCCATCAACGTCTCCGGGGAGTGCTGGCGCTTCGTCGGCGACGGCGCGAGCGGCGAGCCCGGAGGCGGGAAGGCGGAGTCCGCCAGGGCGCGCGAGGAAAGGCTGAACGGCAGGAACTTGGCGAAGGGAGACGGGGGGGCGCCGAGGGAGAGGCGGCGCTGGAACAGCAACCAGGAGAGCAGGCTTTCGGAAGACAGGACGATGAGCGCCCTTTGGTCTAACCTTCGGCAGGACATACAAAGCGGCTCACGGGTAATTAGGGACGGCACGGAGGACGTCGGCACGGAGGCCACGGAGGCGTCCCCCAGAAGCCCCCCGGCACGCACAGCGCCGCTTAGCATTCAGCCACAGTCCGCAAGGAGGACCGCAGACATCCTCGTGCAGACGCCCATCGTGAGGCGTGAGTGGAAGCGCCTTTCGTCTTCGCTCGTCGAAGGGAACGCCGCTGTTCCGAGCGCACTAAACGCCTCTGGCCGGAGACTGCCGTCCAGGGCCAGTCGCACACGCTGGTCCATGTTCGCCGACATGGACCTCCCCAGGATGCTGGCCCAACAGAAGGACTCGCTCGGCCAGATGCGCTACGGGGAGATCTTCGGTAGCATCCAGATGCCGCGGAAGGCAAGcctgggggttgaggaggggcgggaggtcaCGGAGGCCAGGTTCAGCCCAGGTCACACGATGCCAGAGAAGAATTATGAGTGCACAACTGGAGAAACTTTTCGCGAGAACGACGAGAAAGAAAATTCGCCCTTGAGAAACCAAGGGAGAACGAACTATGGCAGGAGGAGTCTGAGGGACGTTGAGGAGGTGCTGGAGGCTGCTCGCACGTTCCCTTCCGTGCCCGCTGCACTAAACACTCAAATGAAAGGTGCGCACGGGGAGGCTGTCGCGCCGTCGAAAGACATCATCTTTTCAAAATTCGCTCTGAAATCGGCTCTAGATCGCAacgagtggaagaggaaaggagggagattctCGTTCGACAGACTGGTCCACGTGTGCAGCGAGACCGTGGCGCAGAGCATCCGACAGTGCATCGCCGAATCCCCCGACGAAGTCCCCGCCAACGTCAAGGACATCGGCCTGGAGAGAGGGGCGGCCATCATCGGGGACATGATCAGGGAGTTTGTGGCCACGCTCCCCTCCGACGCcgataagaaggagggggaggctagCAAAGGAGAGGGCGGCGCGGAGGGCGAAGACGGGAAGGACGTCACGCCCCTCGCGGAAGACAAGACGATTGTCCACGAGGccaaagacgacgacgacgacggcaagGAGACGCCAACGTCGCCGCCGACGCCTCCTCCTGACGAGATAAGAGAAGCCTTACTCGACGACGATGAGGCGGAAACCATAAAAGATTCATCCTCGCCAAGAACGAGTCAAGATATCTGCGATGATAACACTTCAGACGAGGTGCCTGACGGAGTAAGAATAAGTGGCTGTGGCGGCACGTTCGTGTTGCCATCCTTCAAGAAGCTGGAGGAGCCCAAAGTTGTGAGCAGGAGAGGCTCCGTGGACGCGCAGGAGTCGTCGCGAATCCGGCTGAGCAAGACAGGGAAGATCGAGGTCGTGGACGCGAGCGAAGTGGGCGACGAGCCCGACTCCATCACGGAGGAGGGCGGCGACCGCCTCGAGTCGGAGGACGAAGGCAGATTCCAGGACAGCGTAAGCTCCCAGCAGGAAGGCCCCGATGCGCCCTCGGCCAGGAGGAGCAGCTTCACGGAGCGGTTCAACCTGTGGCGGATGTCGTGGAAGTATAAGAACGACAGCCAGCCGCCCAGTCGCAGCGAATCGCTCAAGATACGGCTGATGCAGCGGCGCGGGAGCGGTTCCGAATTCAGCATGAGTTACGACAGCGTGCGGCGCTCGATGTCAGGGAACTTGAACGACCTGTTTTCCGGGGGCGGTCAGAGGCGCGCGAGTACCGTGGAGACACCGAGGCTTGCCAGGAGGAACTCGGAGCAAAAGGTGTCGTATCCGAGGCGAGGGTCGCTTACCAATCTGATCTTTAGGAGTGCTAGCGACACCAGCGCCTCCCAGAGGTTGAATGTGGACGATAGACTCCGGAAGATCAACAAGATGGACAAGGCGTCGGTCGAGCGGGCCTCGGATGCCTACAGCTACTTCTTCGACTACCCTGTCCTGCACCAAG aCGCGAGAGAGCTTGCCCGCCAGGAACTCCACTCCGCCCTCCGCGAGTCCTGCAGCCGCGGCGATGTGTCCCGGGCGAAGGCTATCCTGCGGGACCTCGGCGCCGAGGCTGAGATCATCATCAACTCGGCGCCCAACGGATCCAACACGCTGCTCTTCAA AGCATGCGAGGAGGGGCAGCGAGAGATGGTGCGACTGTTGCTTGACCATGGTGCAGACGGAAGGATCCATCCAGTCACCAAATACTCGCCTTTGTACATTGCGTGCTACTATGGCCGCAGGGACATCGCTGAAATGCTGCTTAAG AAATTTCCAACTTTAGTCAATGTGTCAACTGTAGAGCGATGGTTACCCTTGCATGCTTGCATCATCAACGGCCACACTTCCGTTCTGGAACTGTTGCTCAAGTTTCCATATCCAGAGGAAGCTTTGAGAAAGTATTG GGACAAAACTGGGCAGTATGAGTATGAGATGGCATTTGACATCAATATGAAAGATGTCACTGGACAAAGTGCTTTGTACTTAGCTTGTTATGTTGGCAACCAAAAACTTGTGGACCTTCTTTTGAAGCACAGAATACAAGCAACCAAAGTTAAG ACCAAAGAAGAAATCGAGAAGGAGAGACAGCAGAAAGAAATGGACTCAAGCAGCAACGACTCCAAGTCCAGCAGTAGAGAGAACACAAAGACGAGCATTGACTCCACCTCGGACTTAGCAGAGAAGAGCGATGATGTTGCCAGCCCAACCAAGCACCGCATTTCGGGAGGGATTCAGGCCCTGATGTCGAAACTGAATCTCGTGAAAACAGATGCCAATCAAAAGGATAACATGATATCACCGCTTGATATCGATATGTATTGTAATAGCAACACAG AGACGGCTCTTCACATAGCTGTGAAGAACAAGCATCACAGTATTGTGTCAATGCTGTTAGCAGCTGGAGCCAACCCCAACCTGCGAGTGTATCTGCCAGATGACGAAATGGCTAGATTAGCCGAGGACGAATATATATTCACAG ACTGCTTTAGAAACAAAAACTTTCATTCAAACTTTGACTATGTATACAAAGAAATTAGGCTCTACCAAGCTATATGGGGCAACAAAATTCCATCAGGCTCCACAGCGCTGGTCGAGGCTTGCCGGAACAGGGACTTGGGCATGTTGGATCTCCTTCTGAAAAGCCATGCCAGGGACGACGAGTGCAAGGCCCTCTTCATTGCGGCACACGCCAAAGATGAAATCATTGTGTCCAAGCTTCTGGCGCTCAAG GCACACCCAGACCCAGAGTTCAAGGTGAACAAAAGAGCTCTAGAAATTAAACCGAGCCAACAATTCAGTTCCTTGAGTGTCAGCAATGCCGGGGGTGTTTATTCTTCACTAGCCCCCTCCACGCCAGTCATGATTAACTGGCACGGACAGAGGTGTCTGTCTTACCTGAAG GACCAATGGCTAGTCGATGCCTCAGTAAACCTGAACCCAAAGCTGAGGTTGAGTCCACGCAACCAAGTGATTGCCCTGTATGCCATCACGCGCTTAGACATCTCAAACAATGCTCTCACGGAGTTGCCTGATATGATCTTCCAACTTCCTAGTCTGAAG ACTTTGAATGCAGCCCAGAACAAGATTGAGAAACTCCCCCCAAACATAGGACATTTTATTGACGGCACTGTTACTCTCCCGCGTAAAGGTTCCAAAAAAGAGCTTGTGATTGGTCCTTTGTCTGTGTTAGAGGAGGTTCATTTACAg GACAACAGATTAGACTCTTTACCAGATGGAATCTTTACGCTCCCTACACTCCAGCTTCTTGACGTATCCAACAACAAGTTATCCTCATTACCTTACAAGATCTGGACGGCCCCTAAGCTGAGAGAGCTCAACGCTTCCCTCAACCTCCTACACGACCTCCCTGTGCGGCCTGAGGGACAAGGTCATGACTCTG GCATGAGTTCTGATGCTGTAAGTGAGGTGAGTGATGAGGACAGCCTCTCGTCAGCCAGTGAACTACAGCTGAGTCTCATGGACGATTCCACAGATGAGTCTCCAGCACGAAGGAAGACACCAGACCACAG AGGGGTTCTCTCTCTGGGCAAGCATGGCAATGTCATCACCTGCTGCCGACGTCGAGACCTGAAACACCACAGCCTCTGGTCCAATACAGTGGAGATCCAGGAGTCTCTTGTTGGtgtcagagagacagaagaggagactATGTCCAACCTCCAGTCTCTCAACCTTTCTCACAACTCTTTTACGTCCGTTCCCAGTGGCCTGGCCTGCCTGGCTCTTTCTCTCAACCGTCTCAACCTTAGTTATAACAG ATTAAGTGAGATGGGCGCAGCCACTTGCTATCCTGTTGGGTTAAAGCAGTTGGATCTCTCTCACAACCGTATCCGAGCCTGGCCTACAGTTTCTCGTAGTGAGTCGCTGGAAAGCCTCGAGTCAACCTTGCCATCATGTTATGCCCTTGCTGAAGTATCCAGGAGTGCTAAATTTGCATGCCAAG tacAAACTAGTaaactccaccccttctccttcctcccgcctcacAATTACATAGGTCGAAAGTACAGCCAGAACCTGAACGTAAACCGCGTGAGGGGGGGCACCAGCTCCCCCTTGGGCGTCTCCCCCACCCCTGGGCTCTGTATCCACCGCCGTCACATTCGGCTTGAGTCTCTAAGGACACTCATTCTGGCCGACAACTCTCTCACACGCCTCAACCTCTACCTGGACGACAACGAGTTCTCTGTTGTTTCAGAAGTTGATGAAAACGAA GCCAGTCCCGTCCGAAGCAGTGCACCAAGGAAGTCCTGGTTGCTGTTTCCTAACCTGTCAATGTTGGATGTCAGCAACAACCTCCTCAGAGAGTTGCCAACAACACTACATGAGCTTACAAACTTGTct GTTCTCAACATATCAGGCAACACTGACATCACAGAGCTGCCCCCAGAGATGGGACTCCTCTCTAGGCTGTGGAACCTCAACACACGAGCATGCTCTCTGCAGGAGCCCTTGAAGTCCATGATTGATAGCAAGAAATACAAGACGATGGATGTGATTGGATATTTGAAG AGTATACTTGAGGATGCAAGACCATATGCCCGCATGAAGCTGATGATCGTAGGCGTGCAAGGCATTGGCAAGACATCCCTCCTAGAACAGCTCAGGCAAGAGGGTACTGGATCATACAGGAAGAAGCCAGTGgag CACTGGGCAAAGCGAATgggaaacaaaaacatcaatacccGCACCTCCAGAGGGACAAGCATGTCAACCGTTGGTGTTGATATTGGTGACTGGATATTTGAGAAGAAAGTCCGCGGTCATAGTAACTATGGCCCTGTGGTGTTCAG gACATGGGACTTTGGTGGGCAGAAAGAATACTACGCCACCCACCAGTACTTCCTTTCAAAGCGGTCCCTCTACCTGGTTGTGTGGAAGATCAGTGATGGTGAGCGAGGGGTGGCTGAGATCCTGCAGTGGCTGGTCAACATTCAG GCACGAGCTCCAAACTCTCCAGTGCTTATTGTGGGGACGCACTACGATCTAGTGAAGGAAAAGTTCCCTCCATCATGGAGTGAGGACCTCCAGCAAATGATTAGGGACAGATTCATCAATGTCATTGATGCAGATAAGCTTGGTCTCCCTCGAGTGTTGGACACCATTGAG GTGAGCTGCAAGACTCGACACAACATCAAGCTACTCTGTAACTTGATATATGATACAGTGTTCTCCCTGAAAACTCCAG GGAGCAAAGAACGCCTCCTGGAGCAGCGCATCCCAGCCTCCTATCTAGCTCTGGAGGATGTGGTTGGAGTCTTGGCCCTAGAGAGACGAGTCCAGGGCAGAGACCCAGTGTTGCCTGCAGACAAGTACCAGGCACTCGTGACTCAAGAGATGTCAGCCAGGGGTCATAGGCCTTTCAGGGACTCAGCAGAGTTGAATCAGGCCACAACATTCCTGCATGAGAATG GTGTCATGTTACATTATGAAGATGCAACACTGAAAGATCTGTACTTCCTAGATCCACAATGGCTGTGTGACATGCTAGCCCACGTCGTAACTATCAGAGAAATTAATCCTTTTGCTCGGAACG GCATAATGAAGTTAGATGACCTGAAACACGTATTCAAATCATCCACCTGCGCCCCCATGGATGCCAAGTCGTACATAGTGAACCTCCTGAACAAGTTTGAGGTTGCACTCACATGGGACAACAGGACACTGCTCATCCCGTCCCTGTTGCCATCAGAGGAGCAATTACGTAGTGGGCTCCCGGGCATGGATGTCAGGGTAAAG ATTCCAGTACGCTCAAGAGGCTGGGCTGTTCGCAGCAAAAAGTTCTCCAGCTCAACAGGCTCCACCATTGTTGGGAATTCAGCATTCTATATGACAAATGCAGATGTGAGAAAGCCAGCCAGGCCTCTCTCTTACCACGGTCTCACCACAGAAGCGATAG GGAGCCCCAAGAAGGAGTCGGAGGAAGTGGGCCTAACCCCATCAGCAGACCCCCCAGCAGTGCAAGTGACACACCGCTCAGCCCCTCATGCAGCCATCCGGAGGCTGCTGCTCATGTCCTACTTTCCATCTGGCTTTTGGTCTCGACTCATCACCCGTATTTTGGCAGACGATGCTGTCGTTGACATCATTAGGAATTACTTTGTCATGCCCAGAGAG GTGCTAAATGACCGTGATTTATCATCGGTGTTGGGAGGGCAGGCAGAGTGGGTGTGCTGGCAAACAGGCATGGAGCTCCACTATGCCCACACCACACTCTTCCGCATGAGGGAAGTTCTGCCCTTGCACATGCACTGTCAACCTTCACATGGGCCCCATACGCCCACGCATGGAGCCAGCCATACCAGTCAGCTCACGTATGACTACAAGAGCATGCGTTTCCTTGTCAGACAGGAAGGCGTGTGGTCTGATGTtgag GTAAACAACTCAGCAGTCCTAGAAATCATCCTTCCCAATGAGGCTGTGGTGATTAAACGGCCCTTGCAGGAAAATGATGCCACAAGCACGGCTGCGGACATTCTAGCCTGTGGCATTCAGTCGGTGGTCCTTGATCCAGCTCCTGAGTGTGTGGCAAAGCTCCTCTCACTTGCAGTGGACCACATTGACACTCTCTTAGAAGATTG GTACCCAACTTTAGGCACGAGGTTTGTGCATACAAGCGAGGGCAAGTTCTTGGTGACACGCCTGGTTCCATGCCCTGTGTGCCTGGAATGCCATGGGCAGCACGAGGGCCCTGGAAACCACCCTCAGGCACGGCACCTGCCTGATAACTGGGGTTCATTTGTGGAGATGAACCCTCTCTACTGCTCTATGACAGCCTCACAGATATCGCAG GGTCACCCACTTGTAGGCGTCCCATCCCCACAGCCAGGTGGAAGATCATCCACATCCTCCACTGCTgcaggtgtaggaggaggaggcactgtgggagggggagtgtcACCAGGTGGAGCAGCTATCGGGGGGAACATGTCACCTCAGCTTCCTAGACGCAGCTGGGGATCTCGGGAGTCATACACGTCTGACGGAGATAGCGGTGTTGGAGCTGAATCTACTACCTCAAG TCGCAAGCCATCAGCCGAAGGGAGACCAGACCTCGACAACAGTGGAAACAACGAAGGAGAGACATCAGGTGGCCAAGAGGTGACACCAGTCGTCTATTCCTTCATGGTGGAGGAATGCATTCTAGCTGCTTACACTGCTCGCTCCGTGCCGTGTCCTCTCCATGCGGATCTTCTCTTGGCTCAGATTGCGCCCGACACA GTTTTCCTAGACTTAGGTGACAGGTACCTTGTTCGTCCAGAGCTGATCAAACAGGGCAAACTACTAGGCCGCGGAGGCTTTGGCTTCGTCTTCCAAGGGGCATGTCGCAACAGAGCTAGTGGGGCTCCCATGGATGTGGCCCTTAAGATGCTGCAGCCTGTTGATCCTGGAACCAGTGCCAGACAGAGTGCCATTGTTGCTTATAAG GCTGCTCAGAGCAAGTGGGAACGAGACCCCCTGCAGTACGCATGCAAGGCTTATTGCTCAGCAAGACAAGAGGTgaacattctcctctctctccgccatcCTCACATTGTTCCCTTGGTGGGCGTATGTCCGCGTCCCCTGGCCCTTGTCCTAGAGTTGGCACCCCAAGGAGCTCTTGACCAGTGTCTTAAGCATTACCAGAGATCGGGAGCCAGACTTTCCCTCCATACATTGCAAGCTGTTGTGTTACAG GTTGCCAAAGCCCTGGAGTACCTGCACGGCCAACACATCATCTATCGAGATCTAAAGAGTGAAAATGTTCTCGTGTGGGaacttcctccacctttccatcACCAGCCTCAGCCCAAAGTAGATGTCCGACTTGCTGACTATG GTATTAGTAGATCGAGTCTGCCTACTGGAACGAAGGGCTTTGGGGGCACAGAAGGATTCATGGCACCAGAGATGATGAGACACAACGGAGAAGAAGAATACACAGAAAAA GTTGATTGCTTCTCTTTCGGCATGTTCATGTACGAGCTTTTGACAACACACCAACCATATGAACATTGTGACAATGTGAAGGAGCACGTGTTGGAGGGAGGGCGGCCAGCTCTCACGCACAGG GAGACAGAATACCCCGTGTATGTGCTTGACCTGATGGTGATGTGCTGGTCACAGCAGCCGAGGCTACGACCCTCTGCATCCCAGATCGTGTCCATCGCCTCGGCACCAGAGTTTACCCACCTCCTGGACGTGGCCTCGCTTGATCACTCCCTTAATATCATGGATGCAATAAGGGTGCCACCTGTGTTGGTGAAGGATGAAG ATGGAGAATTAGTTGTGCGTGATCAAGGCAGCATCTGGGTGAGCCGTACTTCACCGCAACTGGACATGGTGGGTGCAGGTGAATGGGGTTGGGGTGCTTACACCAGCATAGAGGGGCTTCCCGACACCATAACTGCAATGTGCTGTGTTGGGGAATACGTTTGGCTAGGAGACAGTGCTGGAAATATCCATGGCTATAG CACCCGTGACTATGGGAGAGTCTTTAGCTATTGCCTCGAGCCCGATGCACCCCAGTCATCTCCTGTTCGCTCACTCTGCAGCTTGCATGCACTAGGAAGAGTTGCAGTTGCTCTTTGCAATGGACGTCTTTTCCTGTGCAGTTCAGACGTTACACCAACATCCCCTGTGCTTGGTGAAGGAAGCTTTGTTATGACTGAGTTAGCTGGATCCACACAGGAGATTCACTGTTTGGCAGTGGCCCAGACTCCTACTACATG GTCTTTATGGTGTGGAGGCAGCGAGGGGACAATGAGCATCTTTTCCCTGCGTGATGATGGCTTGGTGGTGAGCCAGGACTCTGTCTCACACTTCaccacctccacaccccctccctcaggAGATGCCTGTGATGTCCTGATCCTCCATGCACCACAGACGATCTCAGCTGTTTCTAGACACTTAAGGAATTCTATATGGTCTTATGTTTATCCAG GCTGTGTTGTATATCACTGGGATGTAAAGGAGAAGAAATTAGTTAACAGATTGGACTGTTCTAAGTTAGTTCCTTGTTCTGAAAGTCTGCAGTCCATCAGCATTGAAGAGCACCTTTCCCCTTCACAATGTCAG GTCTCAGCTGTAGCAGTGTGTGGAGGTGAGGTGTATGTGGGGACGACCTGGGGCTGTGTTGTGGTGGCTGAGGCAGAGTCCATGCGGCCCATCACAGTCTTCCGGCCCTACGAGGATGAGGTGCGAGCCATTGTCCCACTGCCACCAACATCGGTCATTGTTGAGCCAGAGTTGGGATCTGGAGATGTATCAGATAGCAGTGAAGGGGACATTGAGAGGCTGATGAACCCGGTACCACTGCTGGCTACTATTGGGAAGGGCTACCGCAATCTGCTGGGCCGGTACGCACCCATTCCCAGATCAGCACAACCCGAGCCGGGTGCCCAGAGAGCCATGTACTGCTTGCTATGGCGAGCACACCACTGGCTCAACACATGA